In Brevibacillus brevis NBRC 100599, a single genomic region encodes these proteins:
- the codY gene encoding GTP-sensing pleiotropic transcriptional regulator CodY yields the protein MDLLSKTRRINRMLQKSAGHAVNFNEMSQVLSDVIEANTYVVSRKGKLLGFAIHQEMDNSRMRKMLEDRRFPEEYSMGLLKVDETSANLDVDSPYTIFPVEMKEVFRTGWTTLVPIMGGGDRLGTLILGRINDQFVDDDLILAEVGATVVGMEILRERSEAIEEEARSKAVVQMAIGSLSYSELEAVEHIFEELEGKEGLLVASKIADRVGITRSVIVNALRKLESAGVIESRSLGMKGTFIKVLNEKLLPELEKLKTS from the coding sequence ATGGATCTACTGTCAAAAACAAGAAGAATTAACCGCATGTTGCAAAAATCCGCGGGTCATGCCGTGAACTTCAATGAAATGTCTCAAGTTTTGAGTGACGTTATTGAAGCAAATACTTATGTTGTAAGCCGCAAAGGAAAACTTCTCGGCTTTGCGATTCACCAAGAGATGGATAACAGCCGTATGCGCAAAATGCTGGAAGATCGCCGTTTTCCAGAAGAGTACAGCATGGGGTTACTGAAAGTAGATGAAACATCTGCGAATCTGGATGTAGATAGCCCATACACGATTTTCCCTGTTGAAATGAAAGAAGTATTCCGCACAGGTTGGACCACGCTTGTTCCAATCATGGGTGGAGGAGATCGTCTTGGTACGCTGATTTTGGGTCGTATTAACGATCAATTTGTCGATGACGACCTGATTCTTGCAGAAGTAGGGGCAACGGTAGTAGGCATGGAAATCTTGCGTGAGCGTTCTGAAGCAATCGAAGAAGAAGCGCGTAGCAAAGCAGTTGTACAAATGGCGATTGGTTCCCTCTCTTATAGTGAGTTGGAAGCAGTTGAACATATTTTTGAAGAGCTCGAAGGCAAAGAAGGCTTGCTTGTTGCCTCCAAAATCGCGGATCGCGTAGGAATTACCCGCTCCGTCATTGTAAACGCACTGCGCAAGCTGGAGAGTGCGGGTGTTATCGAATCCCGTTCTTTGGGAATGAAAGGTACCTTCATTAAGGTGCTGAATGAAAAGCTGTTGCCTGAGCTTGAGAAGCTCAAAACCTCGTAA
- the flgC gene encoding flagellar basal body rod protein FlgC: MSLFQGINTSASALTANRLRLDTISSNIANAEVTRANFVDGAWQPYRRKMVELSPQTNGTFDNFLQAAVGTVSGSQGGQGVKVTAIQEDNTPFKRVYDPSHPDADQDGYLLMPNVDPMKEMVDMISASRSYEANVTALNASKAMMLKALEIK, translated from the coding sequence ATGAGCTTGTTTCAGGGAATTAACACAAGTGCTTCTGCCTTAACAGCTAACCGCTTGCGATTGGATACGATTTCTTCCAATATTGCGAATGCGGAAGTCACTCGAGCAAACTTCGTAGATGGCGCCTGGCAGCCATATCGCAGGAAAATGGTGGAGTTGTCACCTCAAACAAATGGAACATTTGATAACTTCCTGCAAGCAGCCGTAGGGACGGTCTCAGGAAGTCAGGGTGGACAAGGTGTGAAGGTCACAGCGATTCAAGAAGACAATACTCCGTTTAAGCGAGTATATGATCCATCTCATCCAGATGCAGATCAAGACGGATATCTCTTGATGCCGAATGTCGACCCGATGAAAGAGATGGTGGACATGATCTCCGCATCAAGATCATACGAAGCCAATGTGACAGCACTGAACGCTTCCAAAGCGATGATGCTAAAAGCATTGGAAATTAAGTAA
- the xerC gene encoding tyrosine recombinase XerC, whose translation MDFSQQNSADIEMFTRYLRVEKNASPHTVKQYVADISEFVSFMEQHQITVFAAVSYLHGRSFLAQLAGRGLSRRSIARKLSSLRSLYRFLLREGQLEQNPFQLVSTPKMEKKLPSFLYPQEVQAFFDLPDTTTPLGIRDRLIFELLYASGMRVTELTTLSVSDVNPSMGVALVYGKGAKERYVPVGSYACDVLRQYLEHGREKLLAGKVEHGNLLVNYRGEPLSDRSVRRIVDKYVDTYALQLRVSPHTFRHTFATHMLNGGADLRTVQELLGHVNVSTTQVYTHVTKERLRHVYDTAHPRANPGNTGSANRTT comes from the coding sequence ATGGACTTTTCGCAACAAAATTCTGCGGATATTGAGATGTTTACCCGCTATTTGCGAGTTGAAAAAAACGCCTCTCCTCATACGGTGAAGCAGTATGTGGCAGATATCAGCGAATTTGTCTCCTTTATGGAACAGCACCAAATCACCGTATTTGCTGCTGTTTCTTATTTGCATGGTCGCTCCTTTCTTGCGCAATTGGCTGGTAGGGGGCTTTCCCGGCGAAGTATTGCCCGCAAGCTATCTAGTTTGCGTAGCTTGTACCGATTTCTGTTGCGTGAAGGTCAACTGGAACAGAACCCATTTCAACTAGTCTCCACTCCCAAAATGGAGAAGAAACTTCCTTCCTTTTTATATCCGCAAGAAGTTCAAGCTTTTTTCGATCTGCCTGATACAACCACTCCATTAGGAATTCGTGATCGGCTGATTTTTGAACTGTTGTATGCAAGCGGCATGCGTGTTACGGAGCTCACCACTTTATCTGTGAGTGATGTGAATCCAAGCATGGGAGTCGCCTTGGTTTATGGAAAAGGAGCGAAAGAACGATATGTGCCGGTTGGAAGTTATGCCTGCGACGTTCTTCGGCAATACCTAGAACATGGAAGAGAAAAACTGTTGGCAGGAAAAGTAGAACACGGCAATTTGCTGGTTAACTATCGGGGAGAACCGTTATCCGACCGTAGTGTTCGACGGATTGTAGACAAATACGTAGATACGTACGCTCTTCAATTGCGGGTTTCACCACATACCTTTCGTCATACGTTTGCAACCCATATGTTGAATGGTGGCGCGGATCTGCGTACCGTGCAAGAATTACTGGGGCACGTTAATGTTTCGACGACACAGGTGTACACGCATGTGACCAAAGAGCGACTTCGGCATGTATATGACACAGCTCACCCACGAGCAAACCCGGGCAATACAGGTTCCGCCAATCGGACGACATAA
- the fliG gene encoding flagellar motor switch protein FliG, with product MARGAKELSGRQKAAILLISLGPEVSAQVFKHLREDEIEQLTLEIANVRKVDTDEKDKILSEFHQIAVAKEVIAQGGITYAKEILQKALGETKAMDIINRLTANLQVRPFDFARKADPGQILNFIQNEHPQTIALVLSYLEAQQAAMILSALPQERQAEVAKRIATMDSTSPEVIAQVEQVLEQKLSATVTQDYTQAGGIEAIVAVLNGVDRGTERTILDSLEIQDPELAEEIKKRMFVFEDIATLDNRSIQRVIRDVENADLQLSLKVSSEEVREVIFRNMSKRMADTFKEEMEFMGPVRLRDVEEAQSRIVAIIRRLEEAGEIIIARGGGDDIIV from the coding sequence ATGGCTCGCGGCGCTAAAGAGTTGTCAGGACGACAAAAAGCAGCTATCCTCCTCATCTCACTCGGGCCGGAAGTTTCTGCCCAGGTGTTCAAGCATTTGCGTGAGGATGAGATCGAGCAACTGACATTAGAAATCGCCAATGTGCGAAAAGTGGATACGGATGAAAAAGATAAAATTTTATCTGAATTTCACCAGATTGCGGTTGCCAAAGAGGTAATTGCACAAGGCGGGATTACTTACGCCAAAGAAATCTTGCAAAAAGCTTTGGGTGAGACCAAAGCGATGGATATTATCAATCGCTTGACGGCAAACCTTCAAGTTCGACCGTTTGACTTTGCTAGAAAAGCTGACCCAGGTCAAATCCTGAACTTTATCCAAAATGAGCATCCGCAAACGATTGCCTTGGTGCTTTCTTATCTGGAGGCTCAACAAGCAGCCATGATCCTGTCGGCTCTTCCGCAAGAACGTCAAGCAGAGGTTGCGAAACGAATTGCGACTATGGATAGTACTTCACCGGAAGTAATCGCTCAAGTAGAACAAGTATTGGAGCAAAAGCTCTCTGCCACTGTTACCCAGGATTACACACAGGCAGGCGGGATCGAAGCGATCGTGGCTGTACTCAACGGGGTCGATCGTGGAACCGAACGCACGATTCTGGATTCCCTCGAAATTCAAGATCCAGAGCTGGCAGAAGAAATCAAGAAGCGTATGTTCGTCTTCGAAGATATTGCTACACTCGACAACCGTTCGATTCAGCGTGTTATCCGCGATGTGGAAAATGCCGATCTGCAACTTTCTCTCAAAGTATCCAGCGAAGAAGTTCGGGAAGTTATTTTCCGGAACATGTCAAAACGGATGGCGGATACCTTCAAAGAAGAAATGGAGTTTATGGGCCCAGTTCGCCTTCGCGACGTCGAAGAGGCACAATCTCGCATCGTTGCAATTATCCGTCGCT
- the trmFO gene encoding FADH(2)-oxidizing methylenetetrahydrofolate--tRNA-(uracil(54)-C(5))-methyltransferase TrmFO, translated as MSQPTITVVGAGLAGSEAAWQIAQAGVKVKLYEMRPKTQTPAHHTDKFAELVCSNSLRANTLTNAVGVLKEEMRRLNSVIIDSADRCAVPAGGALAVDRHEFAAHVTDAVRNHPLVEVVSEEITEIPDGIVVIATGPLTSPALSTKLKELTGEEYLYFYDAAAPIIEKDSIDMNKVFVASRYDKGEAAYLNCPMTEEEFNRFYDALISAETVPLKEFEKEIFFEGCMPIEVLAKRGHKTMTFGPMKPVGLVDPRTGKKSYAVVQLRQDNSAATLYNIVGFQTHLKWPDQKRVFSLIPGLENCEIVRYGVMHRNTFINSPKLLKPTYQYKDRETLFFAGQMTGVEGYVESAASGLLAGINAARLAKGEELIELPPETIMGSMARYITTADPKHFQPMNANFGLVPEWPERIRDKRLKNEKLAERALDTIQNFTQERHN; from the coding sequence ATGTCACAACCAACAATTACAGTAGTGGGCGCTGGTCTCGCTGGTAGTGAGGCAGCATGGCAAATCGCGCAGGCGGGTGTAAAAGTTAAGCTGTATGAAATGAGACCGAAGACACAAACGCCTGCACATCATACCGATAAATTTGCAGAGTTGGTATGCAGTAATTCATTGCGTGCTAACACGTTGACGAATGCAGTGGGTGTATTAAAGGAAGAAATGCGTCGGCTGAACTCTGTCATTATCGATTCGGCAGATCGTTGCGCGGTTCCAGCTGGAGGCGCGCTTGCCGTAGACAGACACGAATTCGCTGCTCATGTTACAGATGCTGTTCGTAATCATCCCTTAGTTGAGGTCGTTTCGGAAGAGATTACCGAAATTCCTGATGGGATTGTCGTAATTGCCACCGGGCCACTTACTTCTCCAGCTTTGTCTACAAAGTTAAAAGAGCTGACGGGTGAAGAATATCTGTACTTCTATGATGCAGCAGCACCCATTATCGAGAAAGACTCGATCGATATGAACAAGGTATTCGTTGCTTCCAGATATGATAAAGGTGAAGCAGCCTACCTGAACTGCCCGATGACAGAAGAGGAGTTCAATCGCTTCTATGATGCGTTGATCTCTGCGGAAACTGTTCCATTGAAGGAGTTTGAAAAGGAGATCTTCTTCGAAGGCTGCATGCCGATTGAAGTATTGGCAAAGCGTGGGCACAAAACCATGACATTTGGTCCCATGAAGCCTGTGGGTCTGGTTGATCCACGGACAGGTAAAAAGTCTTATGCGGTTGTTCAACTTCGCCAGGACAACAGTGCTGCGACATTGTATAACATTGTAGGCTTCCAGACCCATCTGAAATGGCCGGATCAAAAAAGAGTTTTTTCACTCATTCCTGGGTTGGAAAACTGTGAAATCGTTCGTTATGGTGTCATGCACCGAAATACCTTTATCAATTCGCCAAAGCTTTTGAAGCCTACGTATCAGTATAAAGATCGGGAAACACTTTTCTTTGCTGGTCAAATGACTGGTGTAGAAGGATATGTAGAGTCAGCAGCATCTGGCTTGCTTGCGGGGATAAATGCAGCACGACTCGCAAAAGGGGAAGAATTGATCGAGCTTCCGCCAGAAACAATTATGGGCAGTATGGCTCGTTATATTACAACGGCAGATCCAAAGCATTTTCAACCGATGAACGCAAACTTCGGGCTTGTACCGGAATGGCCAGAAAGAATCCGAGACAAGCGTTTGAAAAATGAAAAGCTCGCTGAGCGGGCGCTAGATACAATTCAGAATTTTACACAAGAACGACACAATTAA
- the topA gene encoding type I DNA topoisomerase: protein MADTLVIVESPTKAKTIGKYLGSKYIVKASIGHVRDLPKSQMGVDVTHNFEPKYITIRGKGDVLKGLKDAAKKVKKVYLAADPDREGEAIAWHLAQYLGLDMNQPLRVVFNEITKDAIKEAFKHPRHINMDLVNAQQARRILDRLVGYNISPILWKKVRKGLSAGRVQSVAVKLIMDREREIQEFIPEEYWTIASTLISDGKEINAKFYGYGDEKVELHSEDDVAAVLKRMKNKPYVVQKVTKRERKRNPAPPFITSSLQQEAARKLNFRTSKTMRIAQELYEGIDVGNKEGAVGLITYMRTDSTRLSVTAQNEAKEYILEKYGPDYVLSEPRNQAKNENAQDAHEAIRPTGVMRTPDEIKEYLSRDQLRLYRLIWERFLASQMSSAVLDTMSVDIDAGGVTFRATGSKVKFPGFMKVYIEGNDDGTEEESFLPPIEEGQILDQKEIEPSQHFTQPPPRFSEARMLKSMEEMGIGRPSTYAPTLETIQKRGYVALEEKRFVPTELGEIVITLVEEFFPEILNVEFTAHMESGLDNIEAGNTNWVQVLDDFYQDFAKRVVVAEEEMKEVELKVEESDETCELCGSVMVYKLGRFGKFLACSGFPDCRNTKPIVKEIGVKCPQCETGEIIERKSKKSRIFYGCNQYPECDFVSWDKPIARPCPKCSSMLVEKKRKKQGVSIICTKCDYQEEADS, encoded by the coding sequence ATGGCTGATACGCTAGTAATCGTAGAATCCCCTACGAAGGCCAAAACCATTGGAAAATACCTGGGTAGTAAATATATCGTGAAAGCGTCTATCGGACATGTACGCGATTTGCCGAAAAGTCAAATGGGTGTAGACGTTACACATAATTTTGAACCCAAATACATAACCATTCGCGGCAAAGGCGATGTATTGAAGGGCTTAAAAGATGCCGCTAAAAAAGTAAAAAAAGTGTATCTCGCAGCCGACCCGGATCGCGAAGGGGAGGCAATTGCTTGGCATTTGGCGCAATACTTGGGTCTCGATATGAATCAGCCGCTTCGTGTGGTATTTAATGAGATTACCAAAGATGCCATCAAAGAAGCGTTCAAGCATCCACGACACATAAACATGGACTTGGTAAATGCTCAACAGGCACGTCGTATTCTCGACAGACTCGTTGGCTACAATATTAGTCCAATTCTATGGAAAAAGGTTCGAAAAGGCTTGAGTGCTGGACGTGTTCAATCAGTTGCGGTAAAGCTTATCATGGATCGTGAGCGGGAGATCCAAGAGTTTATCCCTGAAGAGTATTGGACAATTGCAAGTACATTAATTAGCGACGGAAAAGAAATTAACGCGAAGTTCTATGGTTATGGCGATGAAAAGGTGGAGCTTCATTCGGAAGATGATGTAGCAGCGGTATTGAAACGAATGAAGAACAAACCATATGTGGTACAAAAGGTAACCAAGCGTGAGCGCAAGCGCAATCCTGCACCTCCTTTTATCACGAGTTCTTTACAGCAAGAGGCAGCGCGTAAGCTGAACTTCCGCACTTCTAAGACCATGCGAATTGCTCAAGAGCTCTATGAGGGGATCGACGTTGGCAATAAAGAAGGCGCAGTTGGTTTGATTACCTATATGCGTACGGACTCTACTCGCCTGTCTGTAACTGCACAGAACGAAGCAAAGGAATACATACTCGAGAAATACGGTCCAGACTATGTGTTATCTGAGCCACGCAATCAGGCGAAAAACGAAAATGCTCAAGATGCTCACGAAGCAATCCGTCCAACTGGTGTGATGCGTACACCCGATGAAATAAAGGAATACTTGTCAAGAGATCAGTTGCGTTTGTATCGATTAATCTGGGAGCGTTTCCTTGCCAGTCAAATGTCATCTGCTGTTCTTGATACGATGAGCGTAGATATTGACGCAGGTGGAGTTACCTTTAGAGCAACGGGATCAAAAGTGAAGTTCCCTGGATTTATGAAGGTATATATTGAAGGAAACGATGATGGCACAGAGGAAGAAAGCTTCCTTCCGCCCATTGAAGAAGGACAAATCCTCGATCAGAAAGAAATCGAGCCGAGTCAGCACTTTACACAGCCACCACCACGATTCTCCGAAGCGCGCATGCTCAAATCGATGGAAGAGATGGGGATTGGACGTCCATCTACCTATGCGCCTACATTAGAAACCATTCAAAAGCGGGGCTACGTGGCATTAGAAGAGAAGCGATTCGTCCCAACCGAGTTGGGCGAGATTGTGATCACACTTGTTGAGGAGTTCTTCCCGGAGATTCTCAATGTAGAATTCACTGCTCATATGGAATCGGGCTTGGATAACATCGAAGCAGGAAACACCAATTGGGTGCAGGTGCTGGACGATTTTTATCAAGACTTTGCGAAGCGCGTAGTTGTTGCCGAAGAAGAAATGAAGGAAGTAGAGCTGAAAGTCGAAGAATCGGATGAAACATGTGAGCTTTGTGGCAGTGTGATGGTTTATAAGCTTGGTCGATTTGGCAAGTTTTTAGCTTGTTCCGGATTCCCGGATTGCCGTAATACGAAGCCGATTGTAAAAGAAATCGGCGTAAAATGTCCGCAGTGTGAAACCGGAGAGATAATCGAACGTAAATCTAAAAAGAGCCGTATTTTTTACGGTTGCAATCAATATCCGGAATGCGATTTTGTATCGTGGGACAAACCGATTGCCAGACCTTGTCCAAAATGCTCCAGCATGCTCGTGGAGAAAAAGCGCAAGAAGCAAGGAGTTAGCATAATTTGCACCAAGTGTGATTATCAAGAAGAGGCAGACTCCTAA
- the hslV gene encoding ATP-dependent protease subunit HslV: MEQFHATTIFAVQHNGSVAMAGDGQVTFGNSMVMKHGAKKVRRLYRGEVLAGFAGSVADAITLFEKFEGKLEEYHGNLQRAAVELAKEWRMDKILRRLEAMMIVANKEHLLLISGNGEIIEPDDGILAIGSGGSFALAAGRALKTYAPHLGAREIAEASLRTAAEICVFTNNNLVVDELN; the protein is encoded by the coding sequence ATGGAACAGTTTCACGCAACAACCATATTTGCTGTACAGCACAATGGGTCTGTAGCGATGGCCGGAGATGGTCAGGTTACTTTTGGCAACAGCATGGTAATGAAGCACGGTGCCAAAAAAGTAAGACGTCTATACCGCGGCGAAGTTTTAGCAGGATTCGCCGGCTCTGTTGCTGATGCCATTACGCTTTTTGAGAAGTTTGAAGGAAAGCTGGAGGAGTATCACGGCAATCTGCAGCGAGCTGCTGTAGAGCTGGCGAAAGAGTGGCGCATGGATAAAATTTTGCGTCGTTTGGAAGCTATGATGATTGTTGCCAATAAGGAGCATTTGCTGCTTATTTCCGGAAATGGCGAAATCATTGAGCCTGATGATGGGATTCTTGCAATTGGTTCTGGCGGTAGCTTTGCCCTTGCAGCAGGTCGTGCACTGAAAACATATGCGCCTCATCTCGGCGCACGTGAAATTGCGGAAGCATCGCTTCGTACCGCTGCTGAAATTTGCGTGTTCACAAATAACAATCTTGTTGTGGATGAGTTGAATTGA
- the hslU gene encoding ATP-dependent protease ATPase subunit HslU, with product MLNLEQLTPRTIVEHLDKYIVGQAQAKKAIAVALRNRYRRSRLPEQMIDEVVPKNILMIGPTGVGKTEIARRIAKLTGAPFIKVEATKFTEVGYVGRDVESMVRDLVEASIRTVKQEKVESVKEKAEKLANEAIVNVLVPSRKQSNSFKNPLEMFFGGQQQQQQDTTDQEEVSIEQQRRQVMWQLTNGQLEEQMIEIEVEDQSPSMFDMFQVPGTEQMGMQMQDMLGSLMPKRMKKRKLRIKDARKVLIQQEAQKLVDMDEVTQESIRRAEQHGIIFIDEIDKIAGKDGRGPDVSREGVQRDILPIVEGSTVMTKYGPVKTDYVLFIAAGAFHMAKPSDLIPELQGRFPIRVELTSLRVEDFVRILTEPKNALLKQYVALLETEGVQVEFTPEAIQELARLAAEVNQSTDNIGARRLHTILEKLLEDLSFEAPEIHLEVVQITPDYVKQKLGTIVGNKDLSQYIL from the coding sequence GTGCTGAATCTTGAGCAATTAACCCCGCGTACGATCGTAGAGCATTTGGATAAATACATTGTCGGGCAGGCACAAGCCAAGAAAGCCATTGCTGTTGCGCTTCGCAACCGCTACCGCCGCAGTCGCTTGCCAGAGCAAATGATTGACGAGGTTGTTCCAAAAAACATCTTGATGATCGGACCTACTGGTGTTGGAAAAACGGAAATTGCACGTCGGATTGCAAAACTGACAGGTGCTCCTTTTATTAAGGTAGAAGCAACGAAGTTTACGGAAGTCGGTTATGTAGGACGAGATGTGGAATCGATGGTCCGTGATCTGGTGGAAGCTTCTATCCGTACGGTCAAACAGGAAAAAGTAGAGTCGGTGAAAGAGAAAGCCGAAAAGCTTGCGAATGAAGCGATTGTGAACGTACTTGTTCCATCTCGCAAGCAGTCGAACTCATTCAAAAATCCGTTGGAGATGTTCTTCGGTGGACAGCAGCAACAGCAACAGGATACCACTGATCAAGAAGAAGTATCGATTGAGCAGCAACGCAGACAAGTCATGTGGCAATTGACGAATGGCCAGTTAGAAGAGCAAATGATTGAGATTGAAGTCGAAGATCAATCACCTTCGATGTTTGACATGTTCCAGGTTCCGGGTACAGAACAAATGGGGATGCAAATGCAAGATATGCTCGGTAGCCTGATGCCTAAGCGGATGAAGAAACGAAAATTGCGAATAAAAGATGCGCGAAAGGTATTAATTCAGCAGGAAGCGCAAAAACTGGTGGATATGGACGAAGTTACGCAGGAGTCAATTCGTCGAGCTGAACAACACGGGATTATCTTCATTGACGAAATTGACAAGATTGCGGGTAAGGATGGGCGTGGCCCGGATGTATCCCGTGAAGGAGTCCAGCGTGATATTTTACCCATTGTGGAAGGCTCAACTGTCATGACCAAGTATGGTCCAGTCAAAACAGATTATGTTCTGTTTATTGCAGCTGGTGCTTTTCACATGGCAAAACCATCAGATTTGATTCCGGAATTGCAAGGTCGCTTTCCGATTCGGGTGGAGCTGACTAGCTTGCGCGTTGAAGATTTTGTCCGAATTTTGACAGAGCCTAAAAACGCGTTGCTTAAGCAGTACGTAGCCCTCTTGGAAACGGAAGGTGTGCAAGTTGAATTTACACCGGAAGCCATTCAGGAACTCGCTCGTCTCGCTGCTGAGGTCAATCAAAGCACAGATAACATTGGTGCTAGACGATTGCACACTATATTGGAGAAGCTGCTGGAGGATCTCTCTTTTGAAGCCCCAGAAATCCACCTGGAAGTTGTACAGATTACCCCCGATTATGTTAAACAGAAATTAGGAACAATCGTGGGGAACAAAGACTTGAGTCAATATATTTTATAA
- the dprA gene encoding DNA-processing protein DprA codes for MEKAKLDERDWVYVLTMISGLGRKKIREIFEITGSFQIAIENWHELARELGLTSLITGQVDQQSNEAPAMALLEKREEEGTRFLCPFDDAYPASLRNIPDFPWTLFYRGDHTLLDKLSIGVVGSRKPTPYGRASCSFFVRELVQAGLVIVSGVAYGIDAEAHQATLKVGGKTIGVLGCGMKHVYPSRHRELYRQIESFGLLLSEYPPHIPPISGLFPERNRIISGLSIGVLVVEAAEKSGSLITADCALEQGKEVFAIPGPIFSLMSAGPHNLIKQGAKLVTCSNDIWDEIKHHLPEAKQMQQVKKSNATDVIPLSNEEKAIVEAVTYDGIHLDELMSCLEKDQRKMLHQLVIRLEAKGAILALPGGYFARR; via the coding sequence GTGGAAAAGGCGAAACTCGACGAGAGAGACTGGGTGTATGTGTTAACGATGATCTCAGGTTTGGGAAGAAAGAAAATCCGAGAGATATTTGAAATCACAGGTTCTTTTCAGATTGCCATCGAAAACTGGCATGAACTGGCACGTGAGCTCGGATTGACTTCCTTGATCACTGGGCAGGTTGACCAGCAAAGCAATGAAGCTCCTGCTATGGCACTATTGGAAAAGCGTGAAGAAGAGGGAACACGCTTCTTATGTCCTTTTGACGATGCTTATCCTGCTTCGCTCCGCAATATTCCCGATTTTCCATGGACGTTGTTTTATCGTGGCGACCACACATTATTGGATAAATTGTCGATTGGCGTCGTTGGTTCGCGCAAACCGACACCATATGGAAGAGCGAGCTGTAGCTTTTTTGTCCGAGAACTGGTACAAGCAGGTCTTGTCATTGTCTCAGGGGTAGCGTATGGAATTGATGCGGAGGCTCACCAAGCTACCTTGAAAGTAGGTGGTAAGACTATAGGCGTGCTCGGTTGCGGAATGAAACACGTTTATCCTTCTCGACATCGAGAACTTTATCGCCAAATTGAATCTTTTGGCCTACTCCTCAGCGAGTATCCTCCTCATATTCCACCTATTTCTGGATTGTTTCCAGAGCGAAATCGTATCATAAGTGGTCTTTCTATCGGTGTATTAGTGGTGGAAGCAGCAGAAAAAAGCGGATCCTTGATTACGGCAGACTGTGCACTTGAGCAGGGCAAAGAAGTTTTTGCGATTCCTGGTCCTATTTTTTCATTGATGAGTGCCGGGCCGCATAACTTGATCAAACAAGGTGCAAAGCTAGTAACGTGCAGTAACGATATATGGGATGAAATCAAACATCATCTTCCAGAAGCCAAGCAAATGCAGCAGGTCAAAAAGAGCAATGCAACCGATGTTATTCCCTTATCTAATGAAGAAAAAGCGATTGTGGAAGCTGTAACCTATGATGGGATTCATTTGGATGAGTTAATGAGCTGCTTGGAAAAAGACCAACGCAAGATGCTACATCAGCTGGTCATTCGTTTGGAAGCAAAAGGAGCCATTTTGGCACTTCCTGGTGGTTATTTTGCGCGGAGATAG
- the fliE gene encoding flagellar hook-basal body complex protein FliE, whose amino-acid sequence MEMSAISQLTPIRTPSVNKPTPAEVSQEFSSFLSDAMDKVNQAQVESSNLADKFAAGEITDVHQLTVAGQKASVMLQMTMQVRNKMIESYQEIMRMSI is encoded by the coding sequence ATGGAAATGAGTGCAATCTCCCAACTAACGCCAATTCGTACACCGAGCGTGAACAAGCCAACCCCAGCTGAAGTTTCCCAAGAATTCTCATCGTTTCTATCGGATGCCATGGATAAGGTGAATCAGGCGCAAGTAGAATCGTCGAATCTTGCCGACAAGTTTGCAGCGGGAGAAATTACCGACGTGCACCAATTGACTGTTGCAGGTCAAAAAGCTTCCGTGATGTTACAAATGACTATGCAGGTCAGGAACAAGATGATTGAGTCTTATCAAGAAATCATGCGCATGTCGATTTGA
- the flgB gene encoding flagellar basal body rod protein FlgB: protein MLDSYHLQVLERSLDAATLRHRTIANNLANIDTPQFKSQQVIFESFLQDELNARAGNGKLEAYRTNQRHLPFGNAGVAVPQVVSNPNNFIQNSGNDVDLEAETTELAKNQIWYSGLTQLTAGHFQKLRSVIEGGGK, encoded by the coding sequence ATGCTGGATAGTTACCATCTGCAGGTCCTGGAGAGATCACTCGACGCTGCAACATTGCGACATAGAACAATCGCAAACAATCTTGCCAACATAGACACCCCTCAATTCAAAAGTCAGCAAGTCATCTTCGAGAGCTTTTTGCAAGATGAGTTGAACGCAAGAGCGGGAAATGGCAAGTTAGAAGCGTATCGGACCAATCAAAGACACCTTCCGTTTGGTAATGCAGGCGTTGCAGTACCACAGGTAGTGTCCAATCCGAATAACTTCATTCAGAACAGTGGCAATGATGTTGACTTGGAAGCAGAAACAACAGAATTGGCCAAAAACCAAATTTGGTACAGTGGTTTAACGCAATTAACAGCAGGACATTTTCAAAAACTGCGCAGTGTAATTGAGGGTGGAGGTAAATAA